A single region of the Candidatus Hydrogenedentota bacterium genome encodes:
- a CDS encoding metal ABC transporter permease: MQDAFWIMFTGAVAASSCGLVGCFLVLRRQAMLGDAISHGILPGIVAAFLVTGSRNIGWMLLAAGTMGLITAFLAEMLTRHGRIQSDAAMGVTFTWLFALGVILVTRYADAVDLDVECILYGEILFTPFNRFEWNGVDLGPRAAWTIGATLAANLAFIVMGYSKLKICSFDPALAASLGFRVGLWHYLLMAFTSLTTVACFESVGAILVVAMLVVPANTAYVLVDRLGLMLAVSAGAGTAAAVLGYGLASWLDASIAGAMTTVAGALFLAAALFSPKHGAWKRLFRNHAVSSPSGTPEQAG, translated from the coding sequence ATGCAAGATGCTTTCTGGATTATGTTCACCGGCGCCGTGGCCGCCAGTTCCTGCGGCCTGGTGGGCTGTTTTCTGGTGTTGCGCCGCCAGGCCATGCTGGGCGACGCAATCAGCCACGGCATATTGCCGGGCATTGTCGCGGCGTTTCTGGTCACCGGCTCGCGCAATATCGGCTGGATGCTTCTCGCGGCCGGAACGATGGGCCTGATCACGGCGTTCCTGGCGGAAATGCTGACCCGCCACGGCCGCATCCAGTCCGACGCGGCCATGGGCGTAACCTTCACGTGGTTGTTTGCGCTCGGCGTCATTCTCGTGACCCGCTACGCGGACGCGGTCGACCTGGACGTCGAGTGCATCCTCTACGGCGAGATTCTGTTCACCCCGTTCAACCGGTTCGAGTGGAACGGCGTGGACCTTGGCCCCAGAGCGGCGTGGACGATTGGCGCCACGCTGGCAGCGAATCTTGCGTTCATAGTTATGGGCTATTCTAAGCTCAAGATCTGTTCTTTCGACCCCGCGCTGGCGGCCTCGCTCGGGTTTCGCGTCGGCCTCTGGCACTACTTGCTCATGGCCTTCACCTCCCTGACCACCGTCGCGTGCTTTGAGAGCGTGGGCGCGATCCTGGTGGTCGCGATGCTCGTTGTCCCCGCCAATACCGCGTATGTACTGGTAGACCGTCTCGGCCTCATGCTGGCAGTGTCCGCCGGGGCAGGAACCGCCGCCGCCGTGCTCGGCTATGGACTGGCCTCTTGGCTCGACGCGTCCATAGCGGGGGCCATGACCACCGTTGCGGGCGCTCTGTTCTTGGCCGCGGCGCTGTTCTCGCCCAAACACGGCGCATGGAAGCGCCTGTTTCGCAATCACGCGGTCAGTTCCCCCTCGGGGACCCCTGAACAAGCAGGATAG